The DNA window GCATTGAGGTACAAAAAAGCATAATTTTTTGAATGCAATTCAATACAAAACTAACTACAACGCTGCAATTTCGAAAAAGCCCCATGAAAGTCAAAAGCTGAAGACTACCAAAATTAAATGCATTACAGTTGAAAATAAACTTGAACCACCATGAATCCCATCAAACTAGTTTTCTTCCAAAAACCATAGGATGCAAAAGGAAAGCAACATTGTTACAATTGGCACATAAATCAGAGAATCTACAGAAGTCAAAGAGCAGCATGTAAGTAATCATCCTGTTCAACGGCATAATACATATGAGCTTAGCAGAGTCGGTAAAATAAATTCCATTCTTTCAATTGCCTCCGTCCTTCCATTCCTACATGACTGAACCAATCGGTATGTGGGAGATATCATCAGCTCCTCAAGCAGTCGTTACAACCCGTCGAGAGACTCCAATCATCCACTCCAACACAAAAAAAGACAAGCATTCTCTCAATTTTGACACAATTTCTAAGCAATTCTGTCAAATAGAATCACAATAATGAACAAACTAATCCGCTCCTATCtcaaaaaaaagttaaacaaaAACTCAGTCGCTAATCGAACAAAATTAAAGACCACAGAAACTAAAAGAACGCAAGAGACGAGTAAGTAACCAACCGATCTGAGACCAAAACGCAAAATCTTGAATCTTCGACACCGATAAGAATCCAGAGTGAAGTAAAgctgaaacaaaagagagaatgtTAGGGTTTTGAAGAAGAAACGTGACAGGATTTTCGGTTACGGTCGTCAAAGAGACGAACAAATAGAGATTGAGACAGAATGCGCGAAAAAACAGTGAGCTAAAACCACTTTCTCTTGCTTTCCATCACTTTCACTCACCGTGCTGTTTGCTTTGTGAGATGAAAGcaagaaaactaaaaataaagaaactaaGAGGGAAGGAAAGAGCATGGAagggaattttgtaaaaatgaccctctcaaaaagtcaaaccagAGAAATGACCCACTTTTTTATAAACCACAAAAATGACCTAGTTTTATATTGCAAAGACCAAATTATCCTTAGAAAACATAACCCACCCTTTGGCTTTTCCCCTTCCCACGAAAACCCACTTCTTTCAAACTCATTTTGCTCGACGGGCTGCTCGACGATTACCGTACAACTTCCGATCATCAGTTTTTGGCAACAGATAAGAGATTTTTCCCCCTCTGAGGTTAGTATCTTACTGGCTCAGTTTTCTGCCTAACATATACTCGATTTTAACTTGGTATTACATGAAAAGGTTTGCATTTTGGTACATACCTATGGCCGGCTTGGGTTTTTGGTGAAACTCTGTTTAATTGGGTGACATTGTGGGTGAAGTCTTGGGTTTTTGGTGGTGCTTGCATGCAGGTGGTCGGACATTATCtgtgttccagtattcttaactttgtagtcgagcatgtatgttctgtagtcgagcataattattgtgtaggtcgagcattagtcgagcaGTTTTATTTCGGTCGGGCATTATGAGTGTTCCAGttttcttaactttgtagtcgagcatagcatAACTGTTATAGTCGAGCTTAATTgttgtgtaggtcgagcattagtTGAGCAGTTTTATTTAGGGTCGGGCATTATGtgtgttccagtattcttaactttgtagtcgagcatagcataattgttgtagtcgggcttaattgttgtgtaggtcgagcattagtcgagcatagcagaattgttgtagtcgagcattgttgttgtagtcgagcatttaATGTTGTTAATTTGATGTGGTCGAGCATTTTATGAAACTGTGGTCGagcatatttatttttgtggtcgagcaaatgtgtttttttggtcgAGTATGATGATTGAAGTGAATATTAATTTGgttattgtatttcttttcagatagacaatttttcaaagaaatggattacatgattgaaatgaaaaatcatttccCAGGTAAGGTTAgtgttttttcaaatatatctgaatccataagcaaaatcaaaaggaagcttagtGAGGATCAACTGGAGATGTTTAGGAGAACATGCTTTGGCATGTTTCTGGATGTGGGGCACATGAATTTCTCTGGCCAGTTGGTACATCAAGCTTTACTACGACAAGTTGTAAACTCTGCTAAAGAAGAATCTGGTGTGATATTATTCAGGTTCAAATTTGCTGGAAAGAGGGCAACATTTTCTATTGCTGAATTTGCTCTTATCACTGGTTTGTTATGTGGTGATGTCCCTCCCCTGTCTAGCTTGATTGacacttctatgcataggattagGGACTTGTattttgatggaaataagagcATTGGTAGAAATAAGTTAGATGAAGTTTTCATGAGTTGTGATCCTGAACCTGGAAAGGAAGAAGATGTGTTGAAGCTAGCTCTGGTATATTTTTTGGAGTCTGTTTTACTGCCTAGGGAGCGTAGTAGGAACATAGATATTCAGTGGTTGCAATTGGTTGATAATGTTAATGTATTTAATAAGTATCCATGGGGATCTGTGAGCTACGCACGTACTGCAAAGTCTCTTGCATCTGTCATGGTAGGTCGTgctgaaaaatttaaaaaaagatcgACAAAGATGGAAAAGTACAGCATATATGGATTCCCGCTAGTACTTCAGGTAGtacttaaattattttgaaacaagtttatGCTTTGTGTTGTGAATATATCTTtgaaaaataatgttgtttGCAGATATGGCTTTATGAAGCGGTGCCGCGCATCGGTATGTCTTATGCAAATGTGAGGGAAGAAAACCGGTTTCCCCGAATATTGAACTGGAGCAGCACTGCCACTCCAGAATCTAATGCTATTGTCTCcaatatttttgatatgaaaaaggtatatattgcatggtatatattgcatgatatatatatatattaatgttttCCATGCTTATTTGTTACAGCTAGAAGTGCATGATACGCTTGTCCCTACTGATTTAGAGTTAGGGCAGGAATATTTGAGTAGTATTGGGAGCCCCAAGTTAAAGGAGACGACCAATGTTGTGGGGAGCTccaagacaaagaagaagagctcaaagaagaagagcaatgTAGCGGATGAGGGCAATGTTGCGGTGGATGCGTTTGAGAATTTGTTTGGAGATGAGGACAATAATCGCCACAACCCTGAGATTGAGCGGGAGGATGATCCAATGGGAAGAGTaagtttattctttgttttttatgttttttttttggtcggacattaattctttgttttgttcttagATTAATTCATTTGTTCACATTTTTTTCATTGTGCAGGTTATTGAGAAGTTATTTGGGATGGAGAAGTTGTTGATTGagcagaaaaaaataaataggttGTTGAGGAATGAGGTTACAActtattttgatgcatttttcCAGTCTGTGGAGGATAATATGAAGACAGTAGTGGAATTTAGAATAGGAACTAACATGGAGGTGGATGATGAGGTTCTAAGTGATGAGATTGAACCTCAAAACAAGGGGTTGGAGAATAAGGAGAATGAtacgaaggaggaggaggataaggtggaggaaaatgaggaaaagGTGGAGAATGAGGAGAAGGAGGATGATGTAGTTCAAGTAAAAGAGAATAAGGAGAAGGAGCCGGAGCCAGAGCCGGAGccggagcaggagcaggagccggagcaggagcaggagcaggagcaggaggaggtggaggaggagaaggtggAGAAGGAAGAAGTTGGAGTTCAAGTAAAAGAGAATGAGGAGAAGGATGAGaataaggaggaggaggaggaggaggaggaggtggaggaggaggaggtggagaaggAAAAAGCTGGAGTTCAAATAAAGGAGAATGAGAAGAAGGAGGAAAAGGATGAGAATGAGGAGGTTATAGTTGGAAGAAATGATGCGGAGTTGCCAAGTATGGAGCTGGAAGCTGTGGATGAACTATTAGAGCTTTCAAAGCATCGGTTTACACCAGAGAAGATAAACAAGGACTCTGAAGGAGTGGAGGAGATTAGAGAGTCTCAGTTTCCCACGGCTACACCAGGTGGGACACGCAAGTATACCAGAAATAAGAATAAGCGTGCGAAGAGGCCTGGACCACAAACAAAAACACCATTTACCTCCCCCAGCTTCAAGAGGAGGAAACTTATGGTGGAAAATGAGACAGTTAATCCATTGACAGACGCTCCAATATTACAGTTGAAGCGAGCGTATCCAAAGGAATGGACACGcgatttacttgcttttatgaaAGACAATACACTTGAAAGTAAGTTGATAAGTTGGGAGCCATGTCAAGTAGACAAGAATTGGTTTGTGGATGCCATCAGACCAGAAACCTGGTTATCGGACAAGGTAATTATTATGtactgaaaatttttattttgaaaagatatatgatgaaaatttctttaacATATTCATAATCTTTATGTAGCACCTTGATGTGGCAATGTACCATATTCGTAGAAGGATTGCCAATAACCCTGAAGTTTTTAAGAAGAAGTCTGCAGTGCTCGACAGTTTTTTCTTTGTAAGTATATTTCCAACTAGTTAGACCATAACTTTTGTAAAGTATATCAATAGCTACTTTAACCTATTACAAACTGAACAGGTCCGGGTTACGCAGGCTTTCATACTTTTCAATGAAAGCAAGGATTGTACTTGGGACAATGATAATCTGATTTTGGACTATGTAATAGGAGAAAGTCCAGTGAAATCTGTGTCTTGGTCTAACGTAGACTACGTTTACTTCCCTGCCAACTTCAACAATGCACATTGGGTGGCTGTAGAGATGATCTTGGGGGAAAGACAGATTAACGTGTATGACTCACTTACAAGCTgcacaaaaattccaaaatttaatgaattaatGCAGCCCTTGAAGTTGATGATGCCATACATATTAAGAGCAGCTGCGATAAATGATGAAAATCTCTCTCCCTGGAAACTTAAAAGGGTACCATCCTGCCCTCAACAAAATAATGggtaagttaagttcaaattctgTGTGTAATTGTAGTCCATGTTACATGAGTTAGTTAGGacattaacatatttttttatgacaGAGGAGATTGTGGCATGTTCACCATCAAGTTCATTGAAGTATTAACTGCAAGCATGCCAGTTAGTCTGATAACTCAAGAGGACATGGTATTCTACAGGAAAAAGTTCACTATGGAGGCATGGGGTGGAGAATTTTTAATGTAAATATGCTTTATATTCATGGTCAAGCAACTTTTTTTGTCAGTCGAGCATGTATATTTTGCCAGTTTTTGTGAATAATATATGAAAAAGTCTGATTTTAATGTAGTCGAGCTTACATTTACTTAGTCGAGCATGTATGTTatgtagtcgagcatgtattgtcttagtcgagcatttgttttctttagtcgatcatttgttttctttagttgAGCATTTTTTAAAGTAGTCGAGCTTATATGTTCTATAGTCGAGCATATGAtctttagtcgagcatttgtttCTATAGTCGAGCATTTTTatgtagtcgagcatttgttttctttagtcgagCATTGATGTTCTGTAGTCGAGCATCTGTTTTCTTTAGTCGAGCATGTATTTTCTTAGTCAAGCATTTGTTCACACCTGCCCAGTTAACATGCACGAACTTATTCAATAAAAAACACGCACAAACCTGTACAATTACATACTTATACTTATTGAGAAGTGAATAAAATGAAGTCATAAATATGGAGTTTTTATTATCAAAGcaagaaatataaaatacatTATGTTACATAGAAATTATTAAATTCTTCATGTTGGATGCAACGATATTGGCTCCTTGCAAGTTTGACGATTATGTCCACGTTGCTTACATCGTCCACAAAGTCTAACTGCCACTGTTTCACCAGCTGATGGTATTCTTCGCTCTCTTGGTCTCCCTCCCGATCTTCTTGTATCTGGCGGCAATAAAACTCTATCTCGGCTTGCTATGCGTTGATTTTCAAGAGATACTGTGTATATTGGTTCTGCATAAGCCACCATAATAGCTTCATTGGTGTAATACCGTGAACACAAAGAATGTACAGTGACATTTCTAAATCGGCAAGCAGCCAATGCATGAACGCACGGCAATTGTTGCATTTGAAACTTCCTGCACGTGCATGTTCTGTCATGAAAGTTCACCTCGCCATCTCCGAAGCCATCTCGTACATAGAACTCGATATGACTTATTGGTTCAACCAACATACGTGAAGCCCTTTCATTccgctttgtcatttttttctcaacctTCTTGCACAATTGGGACGTTATGGATGCCGCTTTTGTACGACGCTCATGAAACCACCTTTGAATTAAGGATCTCAATTGCTCAACCAACGTTGTTATTGGAAGACCCCGCACATCACGTAGTGCAGCATTCATACTTTCTGCAATGTTGGTAGTGAGTATACTGTACCTATATCCGGGAAAATGTGCACGAGACCACTTATCGAATCCGGCATCCTCTAGATATTTATATGCCTTGCCACCTTCAAAACCACGGATCTGTGTCATTAGATGTTCAAAATCTGAAATACGGTAAGCCTTTGCTGCCTTGAAATATATGGGAAACACggcatcatcaatttttttggccTTCATGTTCTGTTTGATATGGTGCATGCAGTGCCCATGATAAGATTCCGGAAATACAAGTGAAACACCTCTCTCAATACTTTTATGCCTATCCGATATCAATGATAGTTCCGAGAAATCTTCAAGTGCAAGTGCAACTCGCAGTTTCTCGAAAAACCATTCCCAAGATGCATTATTCTCGGAATCTCCAACCCCAAAAGCCACTGGATAAATTTTCTTGTTGCCATCTTGAGCAGCGGCAACAAAGAGCGTGCCCATGTACTTGCCCTTTAGGTGAGTACCATCAACGGCGATGACAGGTCGCATTGCACTCCGAAATCCTCTTAACGAAGCACCGAGAgccatgaaaaaatatttaaacctTTTCTCGTGATCGGACTCTATATAAGTTATCGTACCAGGATTATTCTTCTCTAACTCGGAACAATAGTGTGGCAAGTAAGAAAAGGAATCTTCAGGCGTTCCTCGCACTGATTCCAAGGCAGCTTCCCTAGCCCTCCAAGCTTTATCATAGCTAATATTAACACCAAATTCCTGCCGCACATCCTGTATTATGTCTTTTGGTCGGTAAATACGACCAACACCATTATATTTTGACTTAATGCATTCTCCAATAACCTTTCCTGATGCTTGCATATGACTTCGATTAATAAAGTCCAAAGAGCATTTGTGATTGTCATTAAGCCTCGTCACCTTAAACAACTCCGAATCCTTGACTCTTATAGATCGCATACGCCACTCGCACCCTTTAGCAGCACATTGAATCATAAAAAGAGTTTTGGTCGACTTAATAACGCGAAATTGGAAGTTCTTGCTCATAGCATACATagcaatatatttttgtaactcTTTTTTATCTGAATAAATCTGCCCAATCGCAACTTTACCACCCCAATAGCTATTGCTACTATTACTCCCAACAAAGTTCGACGTACCAAGCGAATTT is part of the Tripterygium wilfordii isolate XIE 37 chromosome 7, ASM1340144v1, whole genome shotgun sequence genome and encodes:
- the LOC120002649 gene encoding uncharacterized protein LOC120002649, whose protein sequence is MNFSGQLVHQALLRQVVNSAKEESGVILFRFKFAGKRATFSIAEFALITGLLCGDVPPLSSLIDTSMHRIRDLYFDGNKSIGRNKLDEVFMSCDPEPGKEEDVLKLALVYFLESVLLPRERSRNIDIQWLQLVDNVNVFNKYPWGSVSYARTAKSLASVMVGRAEKFKKRSTKMEKYSIYGFPLVLQIWLYEAVPRIGMSYANVREENRFPRILNWSSTATPESNAIVSNIFDMKKLEVHDTLVPTDLELGQEYLSSIGSPKLKETTNVVGSSKTKKKSSKKKSNVADEGNVAVDAFENLFGDEDNNRHNPEIEREDDPMGRVIEKLFGMEKLLIEQKKINRLLRNEVTTYFDAFFQSVEDNMKTVVEFRIGTNMEVDDEVLSDEIEPQNKGLENKENDTKEEEDKVEENEEKVENEEKEDDVVQEEKDENEEVIVGRNDAELPSMELEAVDELLELSKHRFTPEKINKDSEGVEEIRESQFPTATPGGTRKYTRNKNKRAKRPGPQTKTPFTSPSFKRRKLMVENETVNPLTDAPILQLKRAYPKEWTRDLLAFMKDNTLESKLISWEPCQVDKNWFVDAIRPETWLSDKHLDVAMYHIRRRIANNPEVFKKKSAVLDSFFFVRVTQAFILFNESKDCTWDNDNLILDYVIGESPVKSVSWSNVDYVYFPANFNNAHWVAVEMILGERQINVYDSLTSCTKIPKFNELMQPLKLMMPYILRAAAINDENLSPWKLKRVPSCPQQNNGGDCGMFTIKFIEVLTASMPVSLITQEDMVFYRKKFTMEAWGGEFLM